One window of Macrococcus sp. 19Msa1099 genomic DNA carries:
- the rpsL gene encoding 30S ribosomal protein S12 yields MPTINQLVKKPRTSKVKKSTAPALNKGYNSHKKKATDLASPQKRGVCTRVGTMTPKKPNSALRKYARVRLSNNIEVNAYIPGIGHNLQEHSVVLIRGGRVKDLPGVRYHIVRGALDTSGVDGRMQGRSLYGAKKPKEKK; encoded by the coding sequence ATGCCAACTATTAACCAATTAGTTAAAAAGCCAAGAACTTCTAAAGTTAAAAAATCAACTGCGCCTGCATTAAACAAAGGTTATAACAGTCATAAGAAAAAAGCTACAGATTTAGCATCTCCACAAAAACGTGGTGTTTGTACTCGTGTAGGAACTATGACACCTAAAAAACCTAACTCAGCGTTACGTAAATATGCACGTGTGCGTTTATCAAATAATATCGAAGTTAATGCTTATATTCCTGGTATCGGACATAACTTACAAGAACATAGTGTAGTACTTATTCGTGGAGGTCGTGTAAAAGATTTACCGGGGGTACGTTACCATATCGTACGTGGAGCATTAGATACTTCAGGTGTTGACGGCCGTATGCAAGGACGTTCTTTATACGGTGCTAAAAAACCTAAAGAGAAAAAATAA
- a CDS encoding glycine C-acetyltransferase codes for MTKALQSFLTERLDELKDNGLYNEINVVQGPNGAKIKIDGKELINLSSNNYLGLATHERLKKVAKEVVDSHGVGAGAVRTINGTLDLHVQLEEKLAEFKGTEAAIVYQSGFNCNMAAISAVMDKNDAILSDELNHASIIDGCRLSKAKVIRVNHSDMADLRIKAKEAVESGLYNKVMYITDGVFSMDGDVAKLPEIVEIAEEFGLITYVDDAHGSGVMGKGAGTVKHFGLQDKIDFQIGTLSKAIGVVGGYVAGTKDLIDWLKVASRPFLFSTSLAPADTRAITEAVTILMESTELHDKLWENGDYLKAGLEKLGFDIGHSETPITPCIIGDEKTTQEFSRRLMEEGVYAKSIVFPTVPRGTGRVRNMPTAAHTKEMLEEALAIYERVGKELNIIK; via the coding sequence ATGACTAAAGCTTTACAATCGTTCTTAACGGAGCGTTTAGACGAACTAAAGGACAATGGTTTATACAATGAAATTAATGTAGTACAAGGACCAAATGGTGCTAAAATTAAGATTGATGGTAAAGAACTTATCAACTTATCTTCTAATAACTATTTAGGGTTAGCAACACATGAGCGTTTAAAGAAAGTTGCAAAAGAAGTGGTAGATTCTCATGGCGTAGGTGCGGGGGCAGTTCGTACGATTAATGGTACTTTAGACTTACATGTGCAATTAGAAGAGAAATTAGCAGAGTTCAAAGGGACAGAAGCTGCGATTGTATATCAATCTGGTTTCAACTGTAACATGGCTGCTATTAGCGCAGTAATGGACAAAAATGATGCAATTCTTTCTGATGAATTAAACCACGCTTCAATCATTGATGGTTGTCGTTTGTCAAAAGCGAAAGTTATTCGTGTTAATCACTCGGATATGGCTGATTTACGTATAAAAGCAAAAGAAGCGGTTGAGTCTGGTTTATACAATAAAGTGATGTATATTACTGATGGTGTTTTCTCAATGGATGGAGATGTTGCAAAACTCCCTGAAATCGTAGAAATTGCTGAAGAATTTGGATTAATTACGTATGTAGATGATGCACATGGATCAGGTGTTATGGGTAAAGGGGCAGGAACAGTTAAGCACTTTGGTCTTCAAGATAAGATTGACTTCCAAATCGGGACATTATCTAAAGCAATCGGCGTCGTAGGTGGATATGTAGCAGGAACTAAAGATTTAATCGACTGGTTAAAAGTGGCTTCACGACCATTCTTATTCTCTACTTCTCTAGCACCAGCTGATACACGTGCAATTACGGAAGCAGTAACAATACTTATGGAATCTACAGAATTACATGATAAATTATGGGAAAATGGAGACTACTTAAAAGCAGGGTTAGAAAAATTAGGCTTTGATATCGGTCATTCTGAAACACCCATCACACCATGTATTATCGGTGATGAGAAGACAACTCAAGAATTCTCTAGACGTTTAATGGAAGAAGGCGTATATGCAAAATCTATCGTCTTCCCAACAGTGCCACGTGGAACAGGGCGTGTACGTAACATGCCGACAGCAGCACATACGAAAGAAATGCTTGAAGAAGCGTTAGCAATCTATGAGCGAGTAGGGAAAGAATTAAACATTATTAAATAG
- a CDS encoding ribosomal L7Ae/L30e/S12e/Gadd45 family protein produces MSNEKVMHSSQYVVGLKETLKSLRKGTVDYIVIAQNTEIHLLTNVLLLAYQQEIPIEFSDSKETLGKQYGIQVRATVVAHLKPAL; encoded by the coding sequence ATGTCTAATGAAAAAGTTATGCACTCTAGTCAATATGTTGTGGGACTTAAGGAGACATTAAAGTCACTTAGGAAAGGAACTGTCGATTATATTGTGATTGCACAGAATACCGAGATCCACTTATTAACTAATGTGCTATTACTAGCATACCAGCAAGAAATACCTATTGAATTCAGTGATTCGAAAGAAACGCTGGGTAAACAATATGGAATTCAAGTTCGGGCAACAGTCGTTGCACACTTGAAACCCGCTTTGTAA
- a CDS encoding NAD-dependent epimerase/dehydratase family protein: MEKIMITGALGQIGTELTLKLREIYGVDNVLATDLRHPEAGAKVLEGPFEELDVTDAERMDKLASDFNADTIMHMAALLSATAEKDPVFAWNLNMGGLLNALEVARKYNMQFFTPSSIGAFGPSTPADNTPQVTVQRPTTMYGVNKVSGELLCDYYFHRFNVDTRGVRFPGLISHVKEPGGGTTDYAVEIYFKAIREGKYTSYINSGTFMDMMFMDDAIDAIIKLMEAPSKNLKDRNAFNVTAMSVDPEMIAASIRKLVPDFELDYDVDPVREGIAQSWPDSIDATEAKKQWGFDPKFDLDAMTKEMLNAIKLKENK; encoded by the coding sequence ATGGAAAAGATTATGATTACGGGTGCTTTGGGTCAAATTGGTACAGAATTAACATTAAAATTAAGAGAAATCTATGGGGTGGATAATGTATTAGCTACTGATTTACGTCATCCTGAAGCAGGTGCTAAAGTATTAGAAGGGCCATTTGAAGAACTAGATGTAACGGATGCTGAGCGCATGGATAAATTAGCTTCAGACTTTAATGCTGACACGATTATGCATATGGCAGCACTCTTATCCGCAACAGCTGAAAAGGATCCGGTATTTGCGTGGAACTTAAATATGGGCGGCTTACTTAACGCTTTGGAAGTTGCACGTAAATATAATATGCAATTCTTTACACCGTCTTCGATTGGTGCATTTGGACCAAGTACACCAGCTGACAACACACCACAAGTTACAGTTCAACGTCCTACAACAATGTACGGTGTAAATAAAGTTTCTGGTGAGTTATTATGTGACTATTACTTCCACCGCTTTAATGTGGATACGCGTGGCGTACGTTTCCCGGGACTTATCTCACATGTCAAAGAACCGGGTGGTGGTACAACGGATTATGCAGTAGAGATTTACTTCAAAGCAATTCGTGAAGGTAAATATACTTCATACATAAACAGTGGTACTTTCATGGATATGATGTTTATGGATGATGCGATTGATGCAATTATTAAGTTAATGGAGGCACCTTCTAAAAACCTAAAAGACCGTAATGCTTTTAATGTAACTGCAATGAGTGTTGATCCGGAAATGATTGCTGCAAGCATTCGTAAATTAGTGCCAGACTTCGAACTTGATTATGATGTAGATCCAGTGCGTGAAGGTATTGCACAAAGCTGGCCAGACTCAATTGATGCAACAGAAGCAAAGAAACAGTGGGGATTTGATCCTAAGTTTGATTTAGATGCAATGACGAAGGAAATGTTAAATGCAATTAAATTAAAAGAAAATAAATAA
- a CDS encoding amidohydrolase, with product MSWTDEVINYREELIEIRRYLHMNPELSFQEKNTSKFIEDYLTELNIPIVTNVGGYGLYGKLSGQGDGPTVLLRADFDALPINDQKDVPYRSRVQGVMHACGHDGHTAMLLITAKILKKYESEIKGNVILCFQHAEEVLPGGAKSMIEAGILEGVDFVFGTHSSSSMETGDVGFITGPSYGHADSLKITIQGKGGHGATPHVTHDSIVAASHLISQLQTIISRSVDPIETGVVTIGEFKGGDAFNVIADRVTLTGTVRTYKEEIKNVIIQRLHEISNGIEKSFNVEINLEYTHGYPALVNSEKETLWLKNIAKNISSINNVVTTAPSLGGEDFAYFLKERPGCYFNTGVKNTAIQADYPHHHPKFDMDENGLLNGPKIFLALIQKMNELK from the coding sequence ATGAGCTGGACAGATGAGGTCATTAACTATAGGGAAGAACTTATAGAAATTAGACGTTACTTACATATGAATCCGGAACTCTCTTTTCAAGAAAAAAATACTTCTAAATTTATCGAAGATTATTTAACTGAACTTAATATTCCAATAGTAACAAATGTCGGAGGATATGGCCTATACGGTAAACTTTCAGGACAAGGCGATGGACCAACAGTATTACTCAGAGCAGACTTTGATGCATTACCAATTAATGATCAAAAAGATGTACCTTATCGCTCACGAGTGCAAGGCGTAATGCATGCATGTGGTCATGACGGGCATACTGCAATGTTACTGATTACTGCAAAAATTTTAAAGAAATATGAATCCGAAATTAAAGGGAATGTTATATTATGCTTCCAGCATGCTGAAGAAGTGCTGCCTGGCGGTGCAAAGTCCATGATTGAAGCTGGGATATTAGAAGGTGTAGACTTCGTGTTTGGTACACATTCATCTAGCAGTATGGAAACCGGTGACGTTGGCTTTATTACAGGACCGTCATACGGTCATGCAGATTCATTGAAGATTACTATACAAGGTAAAGGTGGACATGGTGCGACACCTCATGTAACACATGATTCTATAGTAGCAGCAAGCCACTTAATCTCTCAGCTTCAGACAATCATATCACGCAGCGTAGATCCTATAGAGACGGGCGTTGTAACCATTGGTGAGTTTAAAGGTGGAGATGCGTTTAATGTTATTGCAGATCGTGTTACATTAACAGGTACAGTACGCACATACAAAGAGGAGATCAAAAATGTAATTATTCAGCGATTGCATGAAATTTCCAATGGAATAGAAAAAAGCTTCAATGTAGAAATTAATCTTGAATACACCCACGGATATCCTGCACTTGTCAATAGCGAGAAAGAAACATTATGGCTCAAGAATATTGCTAAAAACATTTCATCCATCAATAATGTTGTTACTACCGCTCCTAGTTTAGGCGGTGAAGACTTCGCTTATTTCTTAAAAGAACGTCCGGGATGTTACTTTAATACTGGAGTAAAAAACACGGCAATACAAGCAGATTATCCTCATCATCATCCAAAGTTTGATATGGATGAAAATGGTCTGTTAAATGGTCCCAAAATATTCTTAGCACTCATACAAAAAATGAATGAACTAAAATAA
- a CDS encoding amidohydrolase: MCMITLVNEYYDELVAIRRHLHMHPELSFQEEKTPEYIAAFLEEQGITVERNVGGRGVVGRLIKDESLPTLAIRADFDALPIQDEKDAPYKSQVPGVMHACGHDAHTAILMITAKILAKNFDKINGNLVFIHQHAEEVDPGGAIQMIADNCLKGVDAIIGQHVSSDLEVGKLGYKYGTATGIPDDFWITINGKGGHAAHPDTTIDPVAATIRLCNDLQYIVSRKTSATTPAVISVTQLQAGDQNNVIPDSAKIAGTIRTFNPTTQRLMIDELKRCLEGLVTTMGITYELKYSKGYPPVVNTINETDLIVNAARKIEDIEELVELKPSLGGEDFSYYLQRVPGSFFYTGTRNENFKADFPHHHPKFDIDETGMLNALKVFLQATEDFFNKEDK, translated from the coding sequence ATGTGTATGATAACCCTAGTCAATGAATACTATGATGAATTAGTAGCAATAAGAAGACATTTGCACATGCACCCGGAACTCTCTTTCCAAGAAGAAAAAACACCTGAGTATATCGCAGCATTTCTTGAGGAGCAAGGTATTACAGTAGAACGTAATGTCGGTGGTAGAGGCGTTGTCGGTCGGTTAATCAAAGATGAATCACTTCCGACGCTTGCGATACGTGCAGATTTTGATGCATTACCAATACAAGATGAGAAAGATGCACCTTATAAATCGCAAGTCCCTGGCGTGATGCATGCTTGTGGACATGATGCACACACAGCCATACTTATGATCACTGCAAAGATTCTTGCAAAGAACTTCGATAAAATAAACGGGAATCTTGTTTTTATACACCAGCATGCTGAAGAAGTAGACCCTGGTGGCGCGATACAAATGATTGCGGACAATTGTTTGAAAGGCGTAGATGCTATCATTGGTCAACACGTCTCCAGTGATCTAGAAGTAGGAAAATTAGGCTATAAATACGGCACTGCAACTGGCATACCTGATGATTTCTGGATTACAATAAACGGGAAAGGTGGACATGCTGCACATCCTGACACTACAATCGATCCTGTTGCTGCTACTATTAGACTCTGTAATGATCTTCAGTATATCGTTTCACGTAAAACAAGCGCTACTACACCTGCTGTCATATCCGTAACACAGCTACAAGCTGGAGACCAAAATAATGTCATCCCTGATAGTGCTAAAATAGCCGGTACGATAAGAACATTTAATCCGACGACACAAAGATTGATGATAGATGAATTAAAAAGATGTCTCGAAGGACTGGTTACTACGATGGGTATTACTTATGAACTTAAGTATAGTAAAGGCTATCCACCTGTAGTAAATACTATCAATGAGACTGACCTTATTGTTAATGCCGCGAGAAAGATAGAAGATATCGAGGAACTTGTCGAACTAAAACCTTCTCTTGGCGGAGAAGATTTCTCTTACTATTTACAACGTGTTCCGGGTTCTTTCTTCTATACAGGGACACGTAACGAAAACTTTAAAGCCGATTTCCCACATCATCACCCGAAATTTGATATTGATGAGACGGGCATGCTCAATGCCCTTAAAGTATTTTTACAAGCGACTGAAGACTTTTTCAACAAGGAGGATAAATAA
- the rpsG gene encoding 30S ribosomal protein S7, protein MPRKGPVAKRDVLPDPIHNSKLVTKLINKIMIDGKRGTAQKILYNAFDLVQERSGRDAMEVFEEAINNIMPVLEVKARRVGGSNYQVPVEVRAERRTTLGLRWLVNYSRLRGEKTMEERLANEILDAANNTGGAVKKREDTHKMAEANKAFAHYRW, encoded by the coding sequence ATGCCTCGTAAAGGTCCTGTTGCAAAAAGAGATGTATTACCAGATCCAATTCATAATTCTAAATTAGTTACTAAATTAATCAATAAAATTATGATTGACGGAAAACGTGGTACTGCTCAAAAAATCTTATACAATGCATTCGATTTAGTTCAAGAACGTTCTGGTCGTGATGCAATGGAAGTTTTCGAAGAAGCAATCAACAATATTATGCCTGTATTAGAAGTTAAAGCTCGTCGTGTTGGGGGTTCTAACTACCAAGTACCTGTAGAAGTTCGCGCTGAGCGTCGTACGACTTTAGGTTTACGTTGGTTAGTAAACTACTCACGTCTTCGTGGTGAGAAAACTATGGAAGAGCGTTTAGCTAATGAAATCTTAGATGCTGCTAACAACACTGGTGGTGCTGTTAAGAAGCGTGAAGATACTCATAAAATGGCAGAAGCAAACAAAGCATTTGCTCACTATCGTTGGTAA
- the fusA gene encoding elongation factor G → MAREFSLKNTRNIGIMAHIDAGKTTTTERILYYTGRIHKIGETHEGASQMDWMEQEQERGITITSAATTAQWNGHRINIIDTPGHVDFTVEVERSLRVLDGAVTVLDAQSGVEPQTETVWRQATTYGVPRIVFINKMDKTGADFNYSVGTLHDRLQANAHPIQMPIGAEDQFNAIVDLVEMKLHTFTNDLGTDIEVSDVPEEYLADAEAMREQLIEAVADVNEDLMDKYLGGEEISVEELKSAIRQATCDVEFYPVLAGTAFKNKGVQLMLDAAIEYLPSPLDVKPIVGHAADDENEEIIAKPDDSAPFAALAFKVMTDPFVGKLTFFRVYSGTLNSGSYVQNATKGKRERVGRILQMHANSREEISTVYSGDIAAAVGLKDTTTGDTLCDEKNQVILESMEFPEPVIHLSVEPKSKADQDKMTNALVKLQEEDPTFHAHTDPETGQVIIGGMGELHLDILVDRMKREFKVEATVGAPMVSYRETFKTTAAVQGKFSRQSGGRGQYGDVHIEFSPNEVGGGFVFENAIVGGVVPREYIPSVEAGLRDSMENGVLAGYPLIDVKAKLFDGSYHDVDSSEMAFKVAASLALKEAAKKCDPVILEPMMKVEIVMPEEYMGDIMGDVTSRRGRVEGMEARGNAQVVRAFVPLAEMFGYATNLRSNTQGRGTYSMVFDHYEEVPKSIAEDIIKKNKGE, encoded by the coding sequence ATGGCAAGAGAATTCTCTTTGAAGAACACGCGTAATATCGGTATCATGGCTCACATCGATGCTGGTAAAACGACGACTACTGAACGTATTCTTTATTATACTGGTCGTATCCATAAAATTGGTGAAACACATGAAGGTGCTTCACAAATGGACTGGATGGAACAAGAACAAGAACGTGGTATCACAATCACTTCAGCTGCTACAACAGCTCAGTGGAATGGCCATCGTATCAACATCATCGATACACCTGGACACGTAGACTTCACTGTTGAAGTTGAACGTTCATTACGTGTACTTGATGGTGCGGTTACAGTACTTGATGCACAATCAGGTGTTGAACCACAAACTGAAACTGTATGGCGTCAAGCAACGACTTATGGAGTACCTCGTATCGTATTCATCAATAAGATGGATAAAACTGGTGCGGATTTTAATTACTCTGTAGGCACGTTACATGACAGATTACAAGCAAATGCACATCCTATTCAAATGCCAATTGGTGCTGAAGATCAATTCAATGCAATCGTTGATTTAGTTGAAATGAAGCTTCACACTTTTACAAATGATTTAGGTACTGACATTGAAGTATCAGATGTTCCTGAAGAATATTTAGCAGATGCAGAAGCTATGCGTGAACAACTAATTGAAGCAGTAGCGGATGTTAATGAAGATTTAATGGATAAGTACTTAGGTGGCGAAGAGATTTCTGTTGAAGAATTGAAATCTGCTATTCGTCAAGCAACTTGTGACGTTGAATTCTATCCAGTATTAGCTGGTACTGCATTCAAAAATAAAGGTGTTCAGTTAATGCTTGATGCTGCAATTGAATACTTACCATCACCATTAGATGTTAAGCCAATTGTTGGACATGCTGCTGATGATGAAAATGAAGAAATCATAGCTAAACCTGATGATTCAGCACCTTTCGCTGCATTAGCGTTTAAAGTTATGACAGACCCATTCGTTGGTAAATTAACATTCTTCCGTGTATATTCTGGTACATTAAACTCAGGTTCTTATGTACAAAATGCTACTAAAGGTAAACGTGAACGTGTTGGACGTATTTTACAAATGCATGCCAACTCACGTGAAGAGATTTCAACAGTTTACTCTGGTGATATCGCTGCTGCAGTAGGTTTAAAAGATACTACAACGGGTGACACTTTATGTGACGAGAAGAACCAAGTAATCTTAGAATCTATGGAATTCCCGGAACCAGTTATTCACTTATCTGTTGAGCCTAAATCTAAAGCTGACCAAGATAAAATGACGAACGCTCTTGTAAAATTACAAGAAGAGGATCCGACTTTCCACGCGCATACTGATCCGGAAACTGGACAAGTTATTATCGGTGGTATGGGTGAGTTACACTTAGATATCTTAGTTGACCGTATGAAACGTGAATTTAAAGTTGAAGCAACAGTTGGTGCGCCAATGGTATCTTACCGTGAAACGTTCAAAACAACTGCAGCTGTTCAAGGTAAATTCTCACGTCAATCTGGTGGTCGTGGACAATATGGTGACGTTCATATCGAATTCTCACCAAACGAAGTTGGCGGCGGATTCGTATTCGAAAACGCTATCGTCGGAGGGGTAGTTCCACGTGAATATATTCCTTCAGTTGAAGCAGGTCTTAGAGATTCTATGGAAAACGGTGTATTAGCTGGTTATCCATTAATCGACGTTAAAGCGAAATTATTCGATGGTTCTTACCATGATGTCGATTCATCTGAGATGGCCTTCAAAGTAGCTGCTTCATTAGCACTTAAAGAAGCTGCTAAAAAATGTGATCCTGTAATTTTAGAACCTATGATGAAGGTAGAAATAGTTATGCCTGAGGAATACATGGGAGATATTATGGGTGACGTAACAAGCCGTCGTGGACGTGTTGAAGGTATGGAAGCTCGTGGTAACGCTCAAGTTGTTCGTGCATTCGTACCATTAGCAGAAATGTTCGGTTACGCGACTAACTTACGTTCTAATACGCAAGGTCGCGGTACTTACTCAATGGTATTTGATCACTATGAAGAAGTGCCTAAATCAATTGCTGAAGACATCATTAAGAAAAACAAAGGTGAATAA
- the tuf gene encoding elongation factor Tu: MAKEKFDRSKTHANIGTIGHVDHGKTTLTAAIATVLSKKLGGEARSYDQIDNAPEEKERGITINTSHIEYETDKRHYAHVDCPGHADYVKNMITGAAQMDGGILVVSAADGPMPQTREHILLSRNVGVPALVVFLNKVDMVDDEELLELVEMEVRDLLSEYDFPGDDVPVIAGSALKALEGVEEYEDKIMELMDAVDEYIPTPERDSDKPFMMPVEDVFSITGRGTVATGRVERGQVKVGEEVEIIGLTEEPSKTTVTGVEMFRKLLDYAEAGDNIGALLRGVSREDVQRGQVLAKPGSITPHTKFKAEVYVLSKEEGGRHTPFFTNYRPQFYFRTTDVTGVVNLPEGTEMVMPGDNIEMNVELISPIAIEDGTRFSIREGGRTVGSGVVSVIEK, from the coding sequence ATGGCTAAAGAAAAATTTGATCGCTCGAAAACACATGCCAATATTGGTACAATCGGTCACGTTGACCACGGTAAAACTACTTTAACAGCTGCTATCGCAACTGTTTTATCAAAAAAATTAGGTGGAGAAGCTCGTTCTTACGACCAAATCGATAACGCACCTGAAGAAAAAGAACGTGGTATCACAATCAATACTTCACACATCGAGTATGAAACTGACAAACGTCACTATGCTCACGTTGACTGCCCAGGTCACGCGGACTACGTTAAAAACATGATCACTGGTGCTGCTCAAATGGACGGCGGTATCTTAGTAGTATCTGCTGCTGATGGTCCAATGCCACAAACTCGTGAACATATCCTTTTATCACGTAACGTTGGTGTACCAGCATTAGTAGTATTCTTAAACAAAGTTGACATGGTTGACGATGAAGAATTATTAGAATTAGTTGAAATGGAAGTTCGTGACTTATTATCTGAATATGACTTCCCTGGTGACGATGTACCTGTAATCGCTGGATCTGCTTTAAAAGCATTAGAAGGCGTTGAAGAGTACGAAGACAAAATCATGGAATTAATGGACGCAGTTGATGAGTACATCCCAACTCCAGAACGTGATTCTGACAAACCATTCATGATGCCAGTTGAGGACGTATTCTCAATCACTGGTCGTGGTACAGTTGCAACTGGACGTGTTGAGCGTGGACAAGTTAAAGTTGGTGAAGAAGTTGAAATCATTGGTTTAACTGAAGAGCCATCAAAAACTACAGTTACAGGTGTAGAAATGTTCCGTAAATTATTAGATTACGCTGAAGCTGGAGATAACATCGGTGCTTTATTACGTGGTGTTTCTCGTGAAGACGTACAACGTGGACAAGTATTAGCTAAACCAGGTTCAATTACTCCACATACTAAATTCAAAGCTGAAGTTTACGTATTATCTAAAGAAGAGGGTGGACGTCATACTCCATTCTTCACTAACTACCGCCCTCAGTTCTACTTCCGTACAACTGACGTAACTGGTGTAGTTAACTTACCAGAAGGTACTGAAATGGTAATGCCTGGAGATAACATCGAAATGAACGTTGAATTAATTTCTCCAATCGCGATTGAAGACGGAACTCGTTTCTCAATTCGTGAAGGTGGACGTACTGTAGGATCAGGCGTTGTATCTGTAATCGAAAAGTAA
- a CDS encoding amidohydrolase, producing the protein MDIEQLIANDFDKMVEIRRYLHQHPEISFHEEKTYAYILNSLTHLKHFKIREHVGGKGIVANISNGEGPSIALRADFDALPIQDQKDVDYRSKNDGVMHACGHDGHTSILLSVARLLNSTYELITGSVTLIFQFAEEVAPGGAHDMVNDGALAGVDKVYGNHLWSPYEQGAIYSRNGALMASPDTFHITVQGKGGHGAHPDTTVDAIVVLAELIINLQTIVSRNVAPTEQAVLTIGKVVAGDTFNVISDSAYCTGTVRTFNPEVKALIKKAMDREIKGITAAKGATYTFNYIDGYPAVINDTQSVEVIQRAAQHAGIEYKETEQLMIGEDFSYYIQHKPGAFFLTAAGNKAKGITAPHHHPLFDFDEQAMIDAVKLFLCILKEEHVYDNPSQ; encoded by the coding sequence ATGGACATTGAACAATTAATCGCTAATGATTTTGATAAGATGGTGGAGATCAGAAGATATCTTCATCAACATCCTGAAATTAGTTTTCATGAAGAAAAGACATACGCATACATATTAAATTCTTTAACGCATCTCAAACATTTCAAAATTAGAGAACATGTGGGTGGTAAAGGTATTGTAGCAAACATATCAAATGGTGAAGGACCATCTATCGCTCTACGTGCGGACTTTGATGCACTGCCGATACAAGACCAGAAAGATGTAGATTATCGTTCTAAAAATGATGGCGTTATGCATGCTTGTGGACATGACGGACATACTTCAATTTTACTCTCTGTTGCAAGACTTCTAAATTCAACTTATGAATTAATAACAGGTTCGGTCACGCTAATTTTTCAATTTGCTGAAGAAGTCGCCCCAGGTGGTGCACATGATATGGTGAATGATGGAGCACTAGCCGGTGTTGATAAAGTTTATGGTAATCATCTATGGTCTCCTTATGAACAGGGTGCTATCTATTCAAGAAATGGTGCGCTAATGGCTAGCCCAGATACATTTCATATTACTGTGCAAGGAAAGGGAGGTCATGGAGCTCACCCCGATACAACAGTAGACGCCATTGTTGTTCTAGCCGAACTCATTATCAATTTGCAGACAATCGTTTCACGTAATGTGGCCCCCACTGAACAAGCTGTCCTGACAATAGGTAAAGTCGTCGCAGGCGATACTTTTAACGTCATCAGTGATAGCGCTTATTGTACAGGTACAGTACGGACTTTTAATCCTGAAGTTAAGGCACTGATTAAGAAAGCGATGGACAGAGAGATTAAAGGCATTACTGCAGCTAAAGGAGCAACGTACACATTCAATTATATCGATGGCTATCCTGCTGTTATTAATGACACGCAATCTGTAGAAGTCATACAGCGTGCTGCACAACATGCAGGTATTGAATACAAAGAAACAGAGCAATTGATGATTGGTGAAGACTTTTCATACTACATACAGCATAAACCAGGTGCATTCTTCTTAACAGCAGCAGGAAATAAAGCAAAAGGGATAACTGCACCTCATCATCATCCACTCTTTGACTTTGATGAACAGGCAATGATTGATGCTGTAAAGTTATTCTTATGTATATTAAAAGAGGAGCATGTGTATGATAACCCTAGTCAATGA